The Ornithodoros turicata isolate Travis chromosome 9, ASM3712646v1, whole genome shotgun sequence genome includes a region encoding these proteins:
- the LOC135368046 gene encoding glutamate--cysteine ligase catalytic subunit-like: protein MGLLSEGSPLSWEETKRLCEHVRHHGILQFIIQYHSSKNRKHDCLRWGDEIEYMLVRFDHENRRAQLCLRAAQLLSTLNERDGRDRSLCSWHPEFAVCAIEAIPNAPYGDLVSHYNVVEHNMRERRAEVRALLAKDEEIICITTFPTLGCPQYTFPVYTPSLKAAHMPSLFLPEEMVFPAHPRFKTLARNIRERRGKRVVINVPIYKDDNTRWPFTEDWRALGDDGEAERSARPGHVYMDAMGFGMGNCCLQVTFQACDLTEAKDLYDQLANICPLMLALSASSPAFRGYLVDTDCRFDVITQSVDDRTDEEMGLKPLGPDAHLIKRPRYASIPWYLSSKGQHFNDVPMACDAKVYQALRSANVEEPLARHLSHVFIRDTLCLFSEKLKQHDNIDFDHFENLQSTSWHSLRFKPPPPKSSIGWRVEFRPTELQMTEFENAAYVVFVVLLTRVILTFDLDLIVPISKVDENMKIAQKRDAVLTEKFWFRKDILTHGCPSSVGGVPDESALEIAHMKTRKT from the coding sequence ATGGGTTTGCTTTCTGAAGGGTCGCCACTCTCTTGGGAAGAAACAAAGCGGCTCTGTGAACACGTCCGCCATCATGGGATCCTCCAGTTCATCATCCAGTACCACAGCTCGAAAAACCGCAAGCACGACTGTCTGCGCTGGGGCGACGAGATCGAATACATGCTGGTTCGGTTTGATCACGAAAATCGTCGAGCCCAGCTCTGCCTAAGGGCCGCTCAACTGCTCTCCACCCTCAACGAAAGAGACGGCCGTGACCGTTCCCTGTGTTCCTGGCATCCAGAATTCGCTGTCTGCGCCATTGAAGCCATTCCGAATGCTCCGTACGGGGACTTGGTGTCGCATTATAACGTTGTTGAGCACAACATGCGGGAACGCAGAGCCGAGGTACGCGCCCTTCTCGCGAAAGATGAAGAGATCATATGCATAACAACGTTCCCAACCTTGGGCTGCCCACAATACACTTTTCCGGTGTACACACCGTCGCTGAAGGCTGCCCACATGCCGTCCTTGTTCCTGCCCGAGGAAATGGTGTTCCCGGCTCATCCTCGCTTTAAGACCCTCGCTCGTAACATCAGGGAACGACGTGGGAAACGTGTCGTCATCAACGTCCCAATTTACAAGGACGACAATACAAGGTGGCCTTTCACTGAAGACTGGAGAGCGCTCGGAGATGACGGAGAAGCTGAGAGATCTGCCCGACCAGGCCACGTCTACATGGACGCGATGGGCTTCGGAATGGGAAATTGTTGCCTGCAAGTCACCTTCCAGGCATGCGACTTGACTGAAGCCAAGGACTTATACGACCAACTGGCAAATATATGTCCTCTTATGCTGGCTTTAAGTGCAAGCAGTCCTGCTTTTAGAGGCTACCTTGTCGACACAGACTGCCGTTTTGACGTCATAACTCAGTCCGTCGACGACAGAACGGATGAGGAAATGGGATTAAAACCATTGGGCCCCGACGCGCACCTGATCAAACGACCTCGCTACGCGAGCATCCCTTGGTACCTTTCCTCAAAGGGCCAGCACTTCAACGACGTCCCAATGGCTTGCGACGCAAAAGTATACCAGGCACTTCGTTCGGCAAACGTAGAGGAACCATTGGCGAGACACCTGTCGCACGTCTTCATCCGTGATACTCTTTGCCTCTTTAGCGAGAAACTGAAGCAACACGACAATATCGATTTTGATCACTTTGAGAACCTGCAGTCGACAAGCTGGCACTCCTTGCGATTCAAACCCCCGCCACCTAAGAGCAGCATCGGATGGCGAGTCGAGTTCAGGCCTACAGAGCTTCAAATGACAGAATTCGAGAACGCAGCGTACGTCGTGTTCGTTGTGCTTCTTACGCGGGTAATTCTCACCTTCGACCTTGACCTCATCGTGCCCATCTCGAAGGTAGACGAGAACATGAAAATCGCGCAGAAGCGGGACGCTGTCCTGACAGAGAAATTCTGGTTCCGTAAGGACATCCTCACCCACGGCTGCCCTTCGTCCGTGGGAGGAGTACCCGATGAGAGTGCGCTGGAGATCGCCCACAtgaaaactcggaaaacctaa